The sequence CACCCAAAAGGCCAAGCGATTATTATTACATTTGGTCTTGGCCTTGTACAAAAAGACGGTGGTCCGATTGAAGAAGTGCGCCCCGGTGATGTTGTGTGGTTTGAACCTGGAGAAAGACATTGGCATGGAGCCTCCCCAAACACAGCCATGTCACATTTTGCTGTGCAAGAGCTTGAAAATGGCAAAACCGTTGAATGGTTAGAACCAGTCAGTGATGCACAATATTCACGCTAATAAACACTTAAAATCATTTATCACACATAACTGAATGATAAAAAAGCCGCCCTTGTCAAACAATGGCGGCTCCTTATAAAACGTTTTTAGATTCAAGATTCAGTAAATGCTAATTCACTAGCGCCATCCATGTGATAAATATCACCGCGGAACTGCACTACCCCATTACCGGTTGACCAGGCTGAAATATATACAAAGTGCAAAGGAATTGGATCTTTAACGGCAATAGGCGTATTAACACGCTGGCCAATAACCTGCTCCATACGCGTTCTATCCCAATCTGGTGTATTTTTCAAAACCCAGACGTTAAAATCTCTAATATTATGAATACGAATACAACCAGAAGAGTCAAAGCGCATCAAATTATTGAAAAGGGTTTGCTGCGGTGTATCATGCATATATACCGAATGAGTATTATGGAAATTAATTTTGGTTGATGACATCGCATTGATTTTGCCAGGATCCTGACGGAAACGCAACCTCGTTGCTTCATCGGTATTCCAGTTAACCGATTGAGGGGAAACCTCTTGCCCCTGACCATTAAATAAATGGATATTATTATCGGTTAGATAATTTGGACTTTTGCGCATCAAAGGAATAATATCCTTTTTAATAATTGACGCAGGAACTGTCCAAGTTGGA comes from Bartonella sp. HY038 and encodes:
- a CDS encoding cupin domain-containing protein, whose product is MEIIRSGTRSSVKLSPDYFTGTARLDAVIDEHQGANVTCGHVTFEPSARTNWHTHPKGQAIIITFGLGLVQKDGGPIEEVRPGDVVWFEPGERHWHGASPNTAMSHFAVQELENGKTVEWLEPVSDAQYSR